A genomic window from Deltaproteobacteria bacterium includes:
- a CDS encoding YiiX/YebB-like N1pC/P60 family cysteine hydrolase — translation MKTHLKYRESLFAAAAILFLLTGTSLAELANNSLGAKSTPIPDESCQGHIERHHSGSPYQIRASLKEEFAAYLPLVEQSLVYREESIRLAAKLKAKIAARKPLNGEDLDTLNRGTIAHLELRKKLYRLAEAHECWTRWKKEDFREKGIGKAERLEGVMLSLSAAMVLYDNYLLAISIFDEDEKLRRFLNERDSGYNINAAQLAKITISYNSAYNRQRVRSGIYFYEKELEKAPPSFLEDEDRAYLNTLITQSPSYNMTKEFSPLYVLGRKVRFLSAMTTDTLNSLGKDGVNLFSMIFGNTLGLIESRKGKLYGRFDVLEKLEQELRAGDILLEKTPFRLTDKFIPGHWGHVAIWIGTEEELKALGIWDHAVVQKYHEQIQSGRSVVEALRPGVEMNRLTRFLNIDDIAVIRGKEMTKKEKGETIIRALRQVGKEYDFNFDVETTDKIVCSELVYTTFTGIKWPTGKTLGRITISPDNVASIVINGGPLKLALLYHDGKLVKKGPLRQMASLMTQ, via the coding sequence ATGAAAACCCATCTCAAATACAGGGAAAGCTTATTTGCCGCCGCAGCCATTTTATTCCTCCTTACGGGCACTTCCCTGGCTGAACTTGCCAACAACTCTTTAGGAGCAAAGTCAACCCCGATTCCCGATGAATCCTGCCAGGGGCATATAGAGAGGCATCACAGTGGAAGCCCTTATCAAATCAGAGCATCCCTGAAAGAGGAATTTGCAGCCTACCTCCCCCTGGTAGAGCAATCTCTCGTTTACAGGGAGGAATCGATCCGGCTGGCGGCAAAACTGAAGGCAAAAATTGCCGCCCGCAAACCGCTCAACGGTGAGGACCTGGACACACTTAACAGGGGAACAATAGCCCATCTTGAGCTTAGAAAGAAGCTCTACCGGCTGGCAGAGGCCCATGAATGCTGGACCCGGTGGAAGAAGGAGGATTTCAGGGAAAAGGGGATCGGCAAAGCGGAACGCCTGGAAGGAGTCATGCTTTCCCTTTCAGCAGCCATGGTACTTTACGATAACTATCTGCTTGCCATTTCCATCTTCGATGAAGACGAAAAATTGCGCCGCTTTCTTAATGAACGCGACTCGGGCTACAACATAAATGCCGCTCAATTGGCAAAGATTACGATCAGTTACAACTCGGCCTATAACAGGCAGAGAGTCAGGTCCGGCATCTACTTTTACGAAAAAGAACTGGAAAAGGCGCCCCCTTCTTTTCTTGAAGATGAAGACAGGGCTTATCTAAATACACTCATTACCCAGAGCCCTTCCTACAATATGACAAAGGAGTTTTCTCCGCTTTATGTTCTTGGAAGAAAAGTCCGCTTTCTCTCAGCGATGACGACGGATACGCTCAATAGCCTCGGCAAGGACGGCGTTAATCTCTTCAGCATGATTTTCGGCAATACACTCGGTCTTATTGAGTCAAGAAAGGGCAAACTCTATGGCCGTTTTGATGTTCTGGAAAAGCTGGAGCAGGAACTAAGGGCCGGGGATATTTTGCTGGAAAAAACCCCTTTCCGCCTCACTGACAAATTTATCCCCGGTCACTGGGGACACGTGGCCATCTGGATTGGAACAGAGGAAGAGCTCAAAGCGCTCGGCATATGGGATCATGCTGTTGTTCAAAAATACCATGAACAAATCCAGTCGGGCCGCAGCGTGGTGGAGGCGCTCAGACCAGGCGTGGAAATGAATAGGCTTACCCGCTTTTTAAACATTGATGATATTGCTGTCATACGTGGAAAGGAAATGACGAAAAAGGAGAAGGGCGAGACAATCATAAGGGCCCTTCGCCAGGTCGGCAAGGAATATGACTTTAATTTTGATGTAGAGACGACGGACAAAATCGTCTGTTCCGAACTGGTTTATACCACCTTTACGGGAATAAAGTGGCCTACAGGGAAGACCCTTGGACGCATCACTATCAGCCCCGATAATGTGGCCTCCATAGTGATAAATGGCGGCCCCCTCAAGCTGGCGCTTTTATATCATGACGGAAAGCTGGTAAAAAAAGGACCGCTGCGGCAAATGGCCTCATTGATGACCCAATAA
- a CDS encoding alkaline phytoceramidase, producing MNSKDIFLIIFSSVPVVTLFVLKRPIAQNNNYHIFADNRRIFGLPNGMDVLSNSAFIFTGLSGIAALLTINNGGGHITGFTSYLTFFIGLCLTAFGSAWYHVKPDNKRLVWDRIPMTIAFAGFFCSVLSEVVSAAAGKFLLLPLLMVGVVSVFYWAWSEKKGRGDLRPYVIVQFLPMVLVPVILVFYDTHAAYWPYILWLLLFYALAKMFEYFDELVYSWGNVVSGHTLKHLFAAAGTLSIVEMLRNSF from the coding sequence ATGAATAGCAAAGATATTTTTTTAATTATTTTCTCCTCTGTTCCTGTTGTCACCCTTTTTGTTCTTAAAAGGCCCATAGCACAAAATAATAACTACCATATTTTTGCCGATAATCGGAGGATTTTTGGCCTGCCCAATGGGATGGATGTTCTTTCAAACAGCGCTTTTATTTTTACAGGTCTCTCAGGGATTGCCGCTTTGCTCACAATCAATAACGGCGGCGGCCATATTACGGGGTTTACTTCTTATCTGACTTTCTTTATCGGCCTTTGCCTGACCGCTTTCGGTTCGGCCTGGTATCACGTAAAACCTGATAATAAAAGGCTCGTCTGGGACCGTATCCCCATGACCATTGCCTTTGCCGGCTTTTTTTGTTCAGTGCTGTCGGAGGTGGTGAGTGCCGCAGCAGGAAAATTTTTGCTTTTGCCCCTGCTTATGGTTGGTGTGGTAAGTGTTTTCTACTGGGCCTGGAGCGAAAAAAAGGGGCGAGGTGATCTCAGGCCTTACGTTATTGTCCAGTTTTTGCCTATGGTACTTGTTCCTGTCATACTTGTTTTTTACGATACCCATGCGGCTTACTGGCCCTATATTTTATGGCTTCTTCTTTTTTATGCACTTGCTAAAATGTTTGAGTATTTTGATGAACTTGTTTATTCATGGGGGAATGTCGTTAGTGGACATACGCTCAAACATCTTTTTGCGGCGGCGGGGACTTTGAGTATTGTGGAGATGCTAAGAAATAGCTTTTAA
- a CDS encoding dual specificity protein phosphatase family protein, whose amino-acid sequence MMLPQLIKINKKSKWRSGFLLFIISVAFLLPAAFAPPAPGERARPEKWALPINEKGLPNFHKVSRHLYRGAQPEKEGIPILKKMGIKTIVNLRNFHSDLDEIGDVTIGYERIPMNAWSLNEADVIAFLKIVTDKSKTPVFVHCLHGADRTGMMNAVYRMAVQGWSKEEALKEMVEGGYGYHEIWKNIPRFLDKLDIETIREKAGISKSAAAD is encoded by the coding sequence ATGATGTTGCCGCAATTGATAAAGATCAATAAAAAAAGCAAATGGAGGAGCGGATTTCTTCTCTTTATTATAAGTGTTGCCTTCCTTTTGCCCGCAGCTTTCGCTCCCCCGGCCCCTGGAGAGAGGGCCAGACCTGAAAAATGGGCCCTTCCCATAAATGAGAAAGGCCTGCCCAATTTCCATAAAGTGTCCCGGCATCTCTACCGGGGGGCACAGCCTGAAAAGGAAGGCATCCCCATACTTAAAAAAATGGGGATAAAAACAATTGTCAATTTGCGAAATTTTCACTCTGATTTGGATGAAATAGGCGATGTGACCATCGGCTATGAAAGGATTCCCATGAATGCCTGGAGCCTTAATGAAGCCGATGTTATCGCCTTTTTGAAAATCGTTACCGATAAGAGCAAGACCCCTGTTTTTGTTCACTGCCTTCACGGCGCCGACAGAACGGGTATGATGAACGCCGTTTATCGCATGGCAGTACAGGGGTGGAGCAAAGAAGAGGCGCTAAAGGAAATGGTGGAGGGAGGCTATGGCTATCATGAAATATGGAAAAATATTCCCCGCTTTTTGGATAAACTGGATATTGAGACGATAAGAGAAAAGGCGGGGATTTCCAAATCAGCGGCTGCAGATTAA
- a CDS encoding acyl-[ACP]--phospholipid O-acyltransferase — protein MKSREIFQGKSFTGLFISQATGAFNDNALQMIIFGIILTIMPAEMYDSYLALLGALLIAPFVLFSPLAGWFSDRYSKRKVLIIFKGTELFLLGIALAALSMKSLYSLFFLVFLMGSQSTFYSPSKYGILKEIVEEKRLGQANGIIDMGTFLAIIVGIVGGSFLFSAFSLADGYSGLGKPIIILSLISMTGLFYTLRVDHVPSSTRENFNVKDFFHNLRALKTNRTLRLTVIGICYFWFLAALFKMLLLLFATQEMGLSKVSQASLLLLYLCAGISAGSLVAAKLSRYRVELGLIPAGSIGMGLTCLVLPSISGNYFFVMIDIALLGFFGGLFHVPLNTLLQIESDDKNRGRFIALTNFFSNLGMLISSGALYLLSHSFQISSGNILFVLGLFSFAVSAYVFYLLPEAFFRLSLGFLTHTIYRIKTVNVDVIPEKGAVLLTPNHMSFIDGLLLQYAIPHRKVRFVVYRSFFDKPVVGWFLRMAGCIPLSEKASKDAMAEVVKSLEAGEVVCIFPEGSITRIGFMLPFRKGVELILKKAPQDTAVIPVCFDKLWGSIFSFKGGRFFRKIPERLPYPVTVLFGKAEDVHVKAFDLRQKVSELGSEAFAARGKEYRTLSAHFIRTARRFMFRSALADTNSKPLSYFKLMTASILLSKKMRRRCGEGELIGIMLPSSVAGVLTNIAAGFSGNVAVNLNFRAGDDAIAKYIEKCRMKTIITSKLFVKKAAINKLDQFVYLEDLMKEVTKGDKAGTMLAVLLLPSIVLEKLFCHSSASPEDRATVIFSSGSTGDPKGVELSHANVISNGDMVNQVLQFRPDDRMLGSLPFFHSFGYSITFWLPLLKGVFTAYVPDPLDAKKVGEMAEKYNVSVMLGTPTFYSLYTRRCSEKQFKNIRVAIAGAEKLRQSVAEAFHKKFGFSIVEGYGATEMSPVISCNAPDFNEKGIKQKGTKAGSVGLPLPGLSARVVDPEDYDRELDYNSEGMLLVKGPNLMKGYLNDKERTAGVLHDGWYVTGDIAKIDEEGFIHIVGRLSRFSKIGGEMVPHVQVEESINNILGFSEPLVVVTAVSDESKGEKLVVLHLPEATPSIDARGVMNKLKEEGFPNLWIPKEFYETPEFPILGSGKLDLKGLGNLAKELAQKGTSAKKGPKKETEK, from the coding sequence ATGAAATCGAGAGAAATCTTTCAGGGAAAAAGTTTTACGGGCCTGTTCATATCGCAGGCGACAGGGGCATTTAATGATAATGCGCTGCAAATGATCATTTTTGGAATCATCCTCACCATTATGCCCGCAGAGATGTATGACTCCTACCTTGCTCTTCTCGGGGCGCTGCTCATAGCGCCCTTTGTGCTTTTTTCTCCTCTGGCGGGCTGGTTTTCAGATCGTTATTCAAAGAGAAAGGTCTTAATTATTTTTAAAGGAACAGAGTTGTTCCTTCTTGGCATAGCCCTTGCCGCTTTATCTATGAAGAGCCTCTATAGCCTCTTTTTTCTCGTTTTTCTAATGGGAAGCCAGTCAACATTTTACAGCCCTTCCAAATACGGCATTTTAAAGGAAATCGTTGAGGAAAAAAGGCTTGGTCAGGCCAATGGAATTATTGATATGGGGACATTTCTGGCCATAATCGTCGGGATTGTGGGCGGATCATTTTTATTTAGCGCCTTCAGTTTAGCCGATGGGTATAGCGGCCTTGGAAAACCCATAATCATTCTCTCCCTCATTAGTATGACAGGCTTATTCTATACGTTAAGAGTCGACCATGTTCCTTCTTCTACCCGTGAAAACTTCAATGTTAAAGATTTTTTCCATAATCTCAGGGCGCTCAAAACCAATCGGACACTCAGGCTCACAGTGATAGGTATTTGCTATTTCTGGTTTCTTGCCGCGCTCTTCAAGATGCTGCTGCTGCTTTTTGCCACCCAGGAAATGGGACTAAGTAAAGTTTCCCAGGCGTCGCTGCTTCTGCTCTATCTCTGCGCAGGCATTTCAGCAGGCTCCCTTGTGGCGGCAAAGCTATCGAGATACCGCGTAGAACTGGGGCTTATTCCCGCCGGCTCCATTGGAATGGGCCTGACTTGTCTCGTTCTCCCTTCTATATCAGGAAATTACTTTTTTGTAATGATTGATATTGCCCTTCTCGGTTTTTTTGGAGGTTTGTTTCATGTCCCCCTCAACACCCTCCTCCAGATTGAAAGTGATGATAAAAACAGGGGACGTTTTATTGCCCTTACCAACTTCTTTTCAAATCTCGGCATGCTTATTTCCTCGGGCGCGCTTTATCTTCTTTCCCATTCATTCCAAATTTCTTCCGGCAATATCCTCTTTGTTTTGGGTCTCTTCAGCTTTGCCGTTTCAGCCTATGTTTTTTATCTTCTTCCCGAAGCTTTTTTCAGGCTATCCCTCGGATTCCTTACTCACACTATCTACAGGATAAAGACCGTCAACGTCGACGTCATTCCCGAAAAGGGCGCCGTGCTTCTCACACCTAACCACATGAGTTTTATCGACGGCCTGCTCCTGCAGTATGCCATTCCTCACAGAAAGGTGAGATTTGTCGTTTACAGGTCTTTTTTCGACAAGCCTGTTGTGGGCTGGTTTTTAAGGATGGCAGGATGCATTCCCCTGTCGGAAAAGGCGTCAAAAGATGCCATGGCGGAAGTAGTAAAATCACTCGAAGCGGGTGAAGTGGTCTGCATATTCCCTGAAGGCTCTATTACGCGCATCGGCTTTATGCTTCCCTTCAGGAAAGGCGTGGAGCTTATTCTCAAAAAGGCGCCTCAAGATACTGCCGTTATTCCCGTCTGTTTCGATAAATTATGGGGAAGCATTTTCTCTTTCAAGGGAGGAAGGTTTTTCAGGAAAATACCTGAACGTCTCCCTTATCCCGTAACGGTCCTTTTCGGTAAGGCTGAAGACGTGCATGTTAAAGCCTTTGACCTGAGGCAAAAAGTGTCGGAACTCGGCAGTGAGGCCTTTGCCGCCAGAGGGAAGGAGTACAGGACCCTCTCTGCACACTTTATCAGGACAGCCAGACGATTCATGTTCAGGAGTGCCCTGGCCGATACGAACAGCAAACCGCTCAGTTATTTTAAGCTCATGACGGCTTCTATCCTTTTGTCAAAAAAGATGCGGCGCCGATGTGGTGAAGGAGAGCTGATAGGGATCATGCTTCCCTCATCGGTGGCAGGGGTGCTGACCAATATAGCCGCCGGCTTTTCAGGAAATGTGGCCGTTAACCTCAACTTCAGGGCAGGCGATGACGCCATAGCAAAATATATTGAAAAGTGCCGCATGAAAACAATTATTACATCAAAGCTTTTTGTGAAAAAAGCAGCTATTAACAAGCTTGATCAGTTTGTCTACCTGGAAGACCTGATGAAGGAGGTCACTAAAGGAGACAAAGCAGGAACCATGCTTGCCGTTCTTCTCCTCCCCTCGATAGTACTGGAAAAGCTCTTTTGCCACAGCAGCGCTTCACCGGAAGACAGGGCGACGGTCATCTTTTCAAGTGGTTCGACAGGTGATCCCAAGGGGGTAGAGCTTAGTCATGCTAACGTCATATCCAACGGTGACATGGTAAACCAGGTGCTTCAATTCAGGCCTGATGACAGGATGCTCGGGTCACTTCCTTTTTTTCATTCCTTCGGCTATTCCATCACCTTCTGGCTGCCGCTCCTGAAGGGCGTATTTACAGCCTATGTGCCTGATCCCCTCGATGCTAAAAAGGTAGGAGAAATGGCGGAAAAATATAATGTATCCGTCATGCTGGGAACACCCACATTTTATAGCCTTTACACGAGGCGTTGCAGTGAAAAGCAATTCAAGAATATTCGTGTCGCCATTGCAGGGGCTGAAAAGCTTCGGCAAAGTGTGGCAGAAGCTTTTCATAAAAAGTTTGGATTCTCTATTGTCGAGGGGTACGGCGCCACGGAAATGTCGCCTGTTATTTCCTGCAATGCCCCTGACTTTAACGAAAAAGGGATTAAACAGAAGGGAACAAAGGCGGGCAGTGTAGGGTTGCCGCTGCCGGGGCTTTCAGCCAGGGTGGTTGACCCTGAAGATTACGACAGGGAGCTTGACTATAACAGTGAAGGAATGCTCCTAGTCAAAGGTCCTAACCTCATGAAGGGTTATCTCAATGATAAAGAAAGAACGGCCGGCGTCTTGCATGACGGCTGGTATGTTACAGGTGATATTGCAAAGATCGATGAAGAGGGATTTATTCATATAGTAGGAAGGCTGAGCCGTTTTTCAAAAATAGGGGGAGAGATGGTCCCACATGTACAGGTGGAAGAATCGATTAATAACATTCTTGGCTTTAGCGAGCCTCTCGTTGTCGTAACTGCCGTCAGTGACGAATCGAAGGGAGAAAAACTGGTTGTCCTTCACCTTCCTGAAGCGACGCCAAGTATCGATGCCAGGGGAGTTATGAACAAGCTCAAAGAGGAGGGATTTCCCAACCTCTGGATTCCAAAAGAGTTTTATGAAACCCCTGAATTCCCCATACTGGGATCTGGAAAGCTCGACCTCAAGGGGCTGGGTAACCTTGCGAAGGAACTGGCTCAAAAGGGAACTTCGGCAAAAAAGGGGCCCAAAAAGGAGACTGAAAAATGA